The bacterium (Candidatus Blackallbacteria) CG13_big_fil_rev_8_21_14_2_50_49_14 genome includes a window with the following:
- a CDS encoding phosphoenolpyruvate synthase (catalyzes the formation of phosphoenolpyruvate from pyruvate) — MHTWIRPFNQLNLEDLESVGGKNASLGEMIQNLGSLGIRVPDGFATTADAWWHFLETGPIRERLVEILAGLDRKEFSNLHQIGVAARSLLLHAPLPEDIQQELVGAYRQLCEHTAGEIQVAVRSSATAEDLPDASFAGQQESYLNIRNEQELLEACHNCYASLYTDRAIKYREDHGFDHLKVALSIGVQKMVRSDKASSGVCFTLDPETGFENVILITGSWGLGENVVQGAVNPDEFYVFKPTLEAGKNALLSRKLGSKALTMIYAGDAPQAKRRSVGVSHTIVNLETPPERQEQYVLTEPEVLELAQWCLKIEKHYGKHMDIEWAKDGLSGELFIVQARPETVHSQVKGYQYHAYTLKEKGELIVSGKNIGDRIAAGKARILHSPAEIDRVEEGDILVTEITNPDWDPILKKAAAIITDKGGRTSHAAIVARETGAVAVVGTGNATSLIEDGEEVTVSCIDGTSGQIYRGRLKWEEQVIDTSAVTLPEKTDVMLILADPDQAFKLAHLPNRGVGLMRLEFVINNSIQIHPMALVRYPELEDPEAVAFIEELTHHYPDKQAYFVDKLAEAVATIAAAFYPHDVIVRMSDFKSNEYANLVGGWEFEPHEENPMIGFRGASRYYHERYREGFRLECLAMKKVREEMGLRNVKLMIPFCRTLEEGQKVVDTMAEFGLKQGEQGLEIYVMCEIPSNVILAEEFAEIFDGFSIGSNDLTQLTLGVDRDSEILQASFDERNPAVKRMIAQAIATANAKGVKIGLCGQAPSDHPEFAKFLVEAGINSISFNPDALLKGIENIRKAEAEKKQF, encoded by the coding sequence ATGCATACCTGGATTCGCCCCTTCAACCAACTGAACCTGGAAGACCTTGAAAGCGTAGGGGGAAAAAACGCTTCTCTGGGGGAAATGATTCAAAACCTAGGCAGCCTGGGAATTCGCGTGCCCGATGGCTTTGCGACAACCGCCGACGCCTGGTGGCATTTTTTAGAAACAGGCCCTATACGTGAACGCCTGGTCGAAATTCTGGCCGGACTCGATCGCAAAGAGTTCAGCAATCTTCATCAGATTGGAGTCGCAGCCCGCTCTTTGCTATTGCACGCCCCCCTGCCCGAAGATATACAGCAGGAGCTGGTGGGAGCCTATCGCCAACTCTGCGAGCATACCGCAGGAGAAATTCAAGTGGCCGTGCGCAGCAGCGCCACCGCCGAAGATTTGCCAGACGCCAGTTTCGCGGGCCAACAGGAATCGTATCTGAATATTCGCAATGAACAGGAACTGCTTGAAGCCTGCCACAACTGCTATGCCTCGCTGTATACCGACCGGGCGATCAAATACCGTGAGGATCATGGTTTTGACCATCTCAAGGTTGCACTTTCGATTGGCGTTCAGAAAATGGTGCGCTCAGACAAGGCCAGTTCAGGGGTCTGTTTTACCCTCGATCCTGAAACTGGCTTTGAAAACGTAATTTTAATTACCGGCAGCTGGGGCCTGGGCGAAAACGTGGTGCAGGGTGCTGTCAATCCCGATGAATTTTATGTCTTCAAACCCACCCTGGAAGCAGGGAAAAATGCCCTGCTTTCACGCAAACTGGGCAGCAAGGCCCTGACCATGATCTATGCCGGGGATGCTCCCCAGGCCAAGCGGCGCAGCGTGGGCGTCAGCCATACCATCGTCAACCTTGAAACGCCTCCTGAACGCCAGGAACAGTATGTTTTGACAGAGCCCGAAGTTCTTGAACTGGCCCAATGGTGCCTGAAAATTGAAAAGCATTATGGCAAGCATATGGATATTGAATGGGCCAAAGATGGCCTGAGTGGAGAACTCTTCATTGTACAGGCCCGCCCTGAAACCGTGCACAGCCAGGTCAAGGGCTACCAATACCATGCCTATACCCTCAAGGAAAAGGGAGAACTGATTGTCAGCGGCAAAAATATTGGCGACCGAATCGCCGCAGGCAAAGCCCGAATTTTGCACTCTCCGGCAGAAATTGACAGGGTAGAAGAGGGGGATATTCTCGTTACCGAAATCACCAATCCCGATTGGGATCCCATTTTGAAAAAAGCTGCAGCCATTATTACCGACAAGGGAGGCCGCACCAGCCATGCTGCGATTGTCGCACGCGAAACTGGAGCCGTGGCCGTCGTCGGCACCGGCAATGCCACCTCTCTGATTGAAGATGGCGAAGAGGTCACGGTTTCGTGTATTGATGGCACCAGTGGCCAGATTTACCGGGGCCGCCTGAAATGGGAAGAGCAGGTCATTGATACTTCAGCGGTCACACTGCCTGAAAAAACAGATGTCATGCTGATTCTGGCGGACCCCGATCAGGCCTTTAAACTGGCCCACCTGCCCAATCGGGGCGTGGGCTTGATGCGCCTGGAATTCGTGATCAACAACAGCATTCAGATTCACCCCATGGCCCTGGTGCGCTACCCTGAGTTGGAAGACCCTGAAGCTGTGGCCTTTATTGAGGAGCTGACCCACCATTACCCCGACAAGCAGGCCTATTTCGTGGATAAACTGGCCGAAGCCGTGGCGACCATCGCCGCCGCTTTTTATCCCCACGATGTGATTGTGCGCATGTCAGATTTTAAATCCAATGAATACGCCAATCTGGTCGGGGGCTGGGAATTTGAACCCCATGAAGAAAACCCCATGATTGGTTTCAGGGGAGCTTCGCGCTATTACCATGAACGCTACCGCGAAGGCTTCCGCCTGGAATGCCTGGCCATGAAAAAAGTACGCGAAGAGATGGGCTTGCGGAATGTCAAACTCATGATTCCTTTCTGCCGCACCCTGGAAGAGGGACAAAAAGTTGTCGATACCATGGCCGAGTTTGGGCTCAAACAGGGCGAACAGGGGCTTGAGATTTACGTCATGTGCGAAATTCCCAGCAATGTGATTCTGGCAGAAGAATTTGCTGAGATTTTTGATGGTTTCTCAATTGGTTCCAATGATCTGACCCAGCTCACCCTGGGTGTAGACCGTGATTCAGAAATTCTACAAGCCAGCTTTGATGAACGCAATCCAGCCGTAAAGCGCATGATTGCGCAAGCCATTGCCACAGCCAATGCCAAGGGCGTGAAAATCGGGCTCTGCGGTCAGGCCCCCAGCGATCACCCAGAATTTGCAAAATTTCTGGTCGAAGCCGGCATCAACAGTATTTCGTTTAATCCTGATGCGCTGCTGAAGGGCATTGAGAATATTAGAAAGGCTGAAGCAGAAAAAAAACAGTTCTGA
- the flhA gene encoding flagellar biosynthesis protein FlhA, producing MIAIICLMMVPLPTWVLDILLTLNVSLGLMVLMVSLYVNRPLDFSTFPTLLLVLTLFRLSLNISSTRLILLQANAGKVIETFGSFVIGGNYVVGILIFIILVVVQFVVITNGAGRISEVAARFTLDAMPGKQMAIDADLNSGLIDEEQAKERRRDIQREADFYGSMDGASKFVRGDAIAGIIITFVNVIGGIIIGTLQLGMPVVQAMQRYTVLTIGDGLVSQIPAMVIAIATGILVSRAAGESKLGERVSRQLLNVPRGLLVVSFFLLLLGLFTPLPKIPFLILSGLLTAIGFIMMREEEREAEEDKATGGSKALGSGKEIQPALAPAQAGMLSTRKEPEDMIKLLKVDPMELEIGYRLIPLVDAEQGGDLLERITKIRRQMALQLGLVLPPIRVRDNIQLKPRDYSIKLRGIEVARGEVHVGHYLAMNPGMVNDPLDGVQTVEPVFNLPAVWITEGQKERAEILGYTVFDPSTVVATHLTEIVKRYAADILTRQDVQRLLDSVREEAPAVVDELMPSLLSVGEIQRVLQNLLAERVSVRDMIPILEALANHSRATKDPDLLTEHARLAVARSICQPLRSPQGMLPALTLAAELEQIMTESVTRTDQGLTLLLEPQIAQQVVNNIAQKVEEMAGKGFHQPILLCSSKIRLVLRRLTERALPMLTVLSYNEVMAQEAQIQTIGRVDLSLQVN from the coding sequence ATGATTGCCATTATCTGTCTGATGATGGTGCCTTTGCCCACCTGGGTTTTGGATATTTTGTTGACACTCAATGTCTCGCTCGGTCTGATGGTGCTGATGGTCTCGCTCTATGTCAACCGCCCCTTAGACTTCTCCACCTTTCCCACGCTTTTGCTGGTCTTGACCCTGTTCAGGCTCTCACTGAATATCTCCTCTACCCGTCTGATTCTGCTGCAGGCCAATGCTGGCAAGGTGATCGAAACCTTTGGCAGCTTCGTGATTGGGGGCAATTACGTGGTGGGCATTCTGATCTTCATCATTCTGGTGGTGGTGCAATTCGTGGTGATCACCAATGGGGCAGGGCGCATTTCTGAAGTGGCCGCCCGCTTCACCCTGGATGCCATGCCAGGCAAGCAGATGGCGATTGATGCCGACCTCAACAGCGGTCTGATCGATGAAGAACAGGCCAAGGAACGCCGCCGCGATATTCAGCGCGAAGCCGATTTCTATGGCAGCATGGACGGCGCGAGCAAATTCGTACGTGGGGACGCAATTGCCGGGATTATTATCACCTTCGTCAATGTGATTGGCGGGATTATTATTGGCACCCTGCAGCTGGGTATGCCCGTGGTTCAAGCCATGCAACGCTATACCGTACTCACGATTGGCGATGGACTGGTTAGTCAGATTCCGGCCATGGTCATCGCCATTGCCACGGGCATTTTGGTTTCACGTGCCGCGGGTGAAAGCAAATTGGGGGAAAGGGTTTCGCGCCAATTGCTGAATGTACCCCGAGGGCTCTTGGTGGTTTCATTCTTCCTGCTCTTGCTGGGCCTGTTTACGCCCCTGCCCAAAATCCCTTTTTTGATTCTGAGTGGCCTGCTGACAGCGATTGGCTTTATTATGATGCGGGAAGAAGAGCGCGAAGCTGAAGAAGACAAAGCCACAGGGGGCAGCAAGGCCCTGGGCAGTGGCAAAGAGATTCAACCGGCTCTGGCTCCGGCCCAAGCTGGCATGCTTTCTACCCGCAAAGAGCCCGAAGACATGATCAAACTGCTCAAGGTCGATCCGATGGAACTTGAAATTGGCTACCGCCTGATTCCCCTGGTAGATGCCGAACAGGGCGGTGATCTGCTGGAACGCATTACCAAAATCCGCCGCCAGATGGCCCTGCAATTGGGTCTGGTACTGCCTCCGATTCGCGTACGCGACAATATTCAACTCAAGCCCCGCGATTATTCGATTAAACTGCGCGGTATTGAAGTTGCACGGGGGGAGGTACATGTCGGGCATTATCTTGCCATGAATCCCGGCATGGTCAATGACCCACTCGATGGCGTACAAACCGTGGAACCTGTTTTTAATCTGCCTGCCGTCTGGATCACCGAAGGCCAGAAAGAACGGGCCGAAATTCTGGGCTATACTGTCTTTGATCCTTCGACCGTGGTCGCCACCCACCTGACCGAAATCGTCAAACGCTATGCCGCAGATATTCTCACCCGCCAGGATGTACAGCGCCTGCTCGACAGCGTACGCGAAGAGGCTCCCGCCGTGGTGGATGAACTCATGCCCAGTCTGCTCAGTGTCGGCGAAATTCAGCGCGTCTTACAAAACTTACTGGCCGAACGGGTCTCGGTACGCGATATGATTCCGATTCTGGAAGCCCTGGCCAATCATTCCCGTGCCACCAAAGACCCCGACCTGCTCACCGAACATGCGCGTCTGGCCGTGGCTCGCTCAATCTGTCAGCCCCTGCGCAGCCCCCAGGGCATGTTGCCCGCGCTGACCCTGGCAGCCGAACTGGAGCAAATCATGACCGAATCTGTCACCCGTACCGATCAGGGCCTGACTCTGCTGCTGGAACCCCAAATCGCCCAACAGGTCGTCAACAATATTGCCCAAAAAGTAGAAGAGATGGCTGGAAAAGGCTTTCACCAGCCGATTCTGCTCTGTTCTTCTAAAATCCGGCTGGTTCTGCGCCGCCTGACCGAACGTGCCCTGCCTATGCTGACGGTGCTCTCCTATAACGAGGTCATGGCCCAGGAAGCGCAAATTCAAACCATTGGCCGTGTCGACCTGAGTTTGCAGGTCAACTGA
- a CDS encoding ribonucleoside-diphosphate reductase, adenosylcobalamin-dependent, which produces MIETNSTPGYIQPQHHYSEHGLPFSRVFSSQGRHPFEELEWELRTASIGNEKGEMIFEQKDVEVPVSWSQQATNVVVSKYFHGQMGSPQRETSVKQLIGRVADTIAEWGRQQGYFASPEDAEIYQAELNALLVQQRAAFNSPVWFNVGIESKPQCSACQPYHALINTVQGLLPIGEIVEKDLIGLPVYDENGLTQVINTKYNGKKKVYRINLRDGFFVEATADHLVCAHDSRRTQTLHFAKVEDLKPGMFMRVYSHIAETITPESSNQEISEAALAGWLQADGFVGQYEGTNSSLTIEFMVVKQEEYDWVIQHLETVFPDVHYKVSVETAQNEHLEIRRIRLYGEILRPFVEKYELLKRKQDIRVPRSIWTAANDVVAVYLKSLFQGDGYVTIHDSSTRVAFAVISKEWVQELQVLLTRLGIYSRSRQKKENRPDRYDMWELDVSIASERLQFLKKIGFISDDKQDKLVTSCDMEGKICPDIRFSEIISIEAQDETDVYDIQTLSGHYLTNGVLVHNCFINSVQDNMDSILSLAKTEGMLFKWGSGTGTNFSSLRSSKEALSGGGTASGPVSFMRGYDAFAGVIKSGGKTRRAAKMVILNIDHPDIEEFIESKANEEKKAWALIDAGYNGGFNVPGGAYDSVQFQNANHSVRVTDEFMRAAEEDREWHTRAVSNGEIVETLKARKLLMGMAESTWICGDPGIQYDTTINRWHTAKASGRINASNPCSEYLFLDDTACNLASINLLKYYENGQFQVDAFKHTIRLLITAQEIVVEQASYPTPAIEKNSHRFRTLGLGYSNLGALLMAQGLPYDGDTGRHYAAAISALMTGEAYRVSAELAESVGPFEGFPPNRDYMLEVMRLHQQSLDQVKPVARDQYLLEAARQSWQAALDKGEKAGYRNAQVSVLAPTGTIAFLMDCDTTGIEPDLALIKYKRLVGGGNLKIVNQTVPLALENLGYSENEISEILDYLNNNDTIEGAPGLRKEDLPVFDCAFKPLRGSRSIHYMGHIRMMGAVQPFISGAISKTVNMPSEATVEEIYTAYLEAWKLGVKAVAIYRDGSKRTQPLNTGKESPKTEASGSTPQRRRLPNERQAITHKFSIAGHEGYLTVGMYEDGSPGEIFITMAKEGSVISGLMDSFATTVSLALQYGVPLPVLVDKLSHTRFEPSGYTGNKDIPFAKSIMDYIFRWLAIKFLPHAEAEAQGLASALKPTETEPQALNGQKLIQSSQEQGLSFVNSQDAPPCNSCGAAVMVRNGSCYKCMNCGATSGCS; this is translated from the coding sequence ATGATCGAAACCAATTCCACCCCCGGATACATCCAGCCTCAACACCATTATTCAGAACACGGCCTGCCCTTCAGCCGTGTTTTTTCTTCTCAGGGTCGCCACCCCTTTGAAGAGCTCGAATGGGAATTGCGAACCGCTTCGATCGGCAATGAAAAAGGCGAAATGATCTTTGAACAGAAAGACGTTGAAGTGCCTGTCAGTTGGTCCCAACAGGCCACCAATGTGGTGGTTTCGAAATATTTTCACGGTCAAATGGGAAGCCCACAGCGCGAAACCAGCGTCAAACAGCTGATTGGCCGGGTGGCAGATACGATCGCAGAATGGGGCCGGCAGCAAGGTTATTTTGCCAGCCCTGAAGACGCAGAGATTTACCAGGCTGAACTGAATGCCCTGCTCGTACAGCAACGCGCAGCCTTTAACAGCCCGGTCTGGTTCAATGTCGGCATTGAGTCTAAACCCCAGTGTTCGGCCTGCCAGCCCTATCATGCATTGATTAACACTGTACAGGGACTGCTCCCAATAGGAGAGATTGTTGAAAAAGATTTGATTGGCCTACCGGTATATGACGAAAACGGTCTGACCCAGGTGATAAACACCAAATACAATGGCAAGAAAAAAGTTTACCGTATCAATCTTCGGGATGGATTTTTCGTCGAAGCCACAGCAGATCATCTAGTCTGTGCCCATGACAGCAGAAGAACACAAACCCTCCATTTCGCCAAAGTAGAAGACCTGAAACCCGGCATGTTTATGCGGGTCTATAGCCATATCGCGGAGACTATAACACCAGAAAGTTCGAATCAGGAAATCTCTGAGGCAGCTCTGGCAGGCTGGTTACAGGCTGACGGCTTTGTAGGTCAGTATGAAGGAACAAATTCTTCTCTGACGATTGAATTCATGGTTGTCAAACAAGAAGAATACGACTGGGTCATTCAGCATTTGGAAACAGTTTTCCCAGATGTCCACTATAAGGTTTCAGTTGAAACAGCCCAGAACGAGCATCTGGAAATCCGGCGCATTCGTTTGTATGGTGAAATCCTGCGACCCTTTGTGGAAAAATACGAACTATTAAAGCGCAAACAGGATATTCGAGTTCCCCGATCGATTTGGACCGCCGCTAATGATGTTGTGGCTGTTTATCTGAAAAGTCTGTTTCAGGGGGATGGTTATGTCACAATTCACGATTCGAGCACACGGGTGGCTTTTGCTGTGATAAGCAAGGAATGGGTTCAGGAATTACAGGTTTTACTCACCCGTTTAGGAATTTATTCTAGATCCCGACAAAAAAAGGAAAACCGTCCAGATCGCTATGATATGTGGGAACTGGATGTTTCCATAGCGTCGGAACGGCTTCAATTTCTAAAAAAAATTGGCTTCATTTCAGATGACAAACAGGATAAATTAGTCACAAGCTGCGATATGGAAGGCAAAATTTGCCCAGATATTCGGTTTTCTGAAATTATCTCTATTGAGGCACAGGACGAAACAGATGTTTATGATATCCAGACTCTCAGTGGTCACTACCTGACCAATGGCGTACTGGTACACAATTGCTTTATCAATTCTGTTCAGGACAATATGGACTCGATTCTGAGCCTGGCCAAAACCGAAGGCATGCTCTTCAAATGGGGCTCAGGCACAGGCACGAATTTTTCCAGCCTGCGCTCCTCCAAAGAGGCCCTTTCAGGGGGCGGAACGGCCTCTGGGCCTGTTTCTTTCATGCGCGGCTATGACGCCTTCGCAGGGGTGATCAAATCAGGTGGAAAAACACGCCGGGCCGCCAAAATGGTGATCTTGAATATCGACCACCCCGATATCGAAGAGTTTATTGAAAGCAAAGCCAATGAAGAGAAAAAAGCCTGGGCCTTGATTGATGCCGGTTATAATGGCGGCTTTAATGTACCTGGAGGAGCCTACGACTCGGTACAGTTTCAAAACGCCAATCACAGTGTGCGCGTGACCGATGAGTTCATGCGTGCTGCCGAAGAAGACCGGGAATGGCATACCCGCGCAGTCAGCAATGGCGAAATTGTCGAAACCCTCAAAGCCCGCAAACTCTTGATGGGCATGGCTGAGTCGACCTGGATCTGTGGCGACCCTGGCATTCAGTACGATACCACCATCAACCGCTGGCATACCGCCAAGGCCTCGGGTCGCATCAATGCTTCAAACCCCTGTTCTGAATACCTGTTTCTGGATGATACGGCCTGTAACCTGGCATCGATCAACCTGCTCAAATACTATGAAAACGGCCAATTTCAGGTAGATGCTTTCAAACATACCATCCGTCTGCTGATTACCGCCCAAGAGATTGTGGTCGAGCAAGCCAGTTACCCCACTCCCGCAATTGAAAAAAACAGCCACCGTTTTCGCACCCTGGGGCTGGGCTATAGCAACCTGGGCGCCTTGTTGATGGCACAAGGGCTGCCCTATGATGGAGACACCGGCCGTCATTATGCGGCCGCGATTAGCGCCCTGATGACGGGCGAAGCCTATCGTGTTTCCGCCGAACTGGCCGAAAGTGTCGGGCCCTTTGAGGGCTTTCCCCCCAACCGCGATTATATGCTCGAAGTCATGCGCCTGCACCAGCAAAGCCTGGATCAGGTCAAACCCGTAGCACGCGACCAATACCTGCTTGAAGCGGCTCGTCAAAGCTGGCAGGCCGCCCTTGATAAGGGTGAAAAAGCGGGCTATCGCAATGCCCAGGTCAGCGTTCTGGCGCCTACAGGCACCATTGCTTTTCTGATGGATTGTGACACCACCGGCATTGAACCCGATCTGGCATTGATCAAATACAAACGCCTGGTCGGGGGCGGCAATCTCAAAATTGTCAACCAAACCGTGCCGCTCGCACTTGAAAACTTGGGCTATAGCGAAAATGAAATCAGCGAGATTTTAGACTACCTCAACAACAACGATACGATTGAAGGGGCTCCCGGACTGCGGAAAGAAGATTTGCCTGTCTTTGACTGTGCGTTTAAGCCCCTGCGGGGCAGCCGTTCGATTCACTATATGGGCCATATTCGCATGATGGGCGCAGTTCAACCCTTTATCTCAGGGGCGATCAGCAAAACCGTGAATATGCCCAGCGAAGCCACCGTCGAAGAAATCTATACCGCCTACCTTGAAGCCTGGAAACTGGGTGTGAAAGCCGTCGCCATTTACCGTGATGGCAGCAAACGCACCCAGCCGCTGAATACCGGCAAAGAAAGCCCCAAAACAGAAGCCTCGGGAAGCACGCCGCAACGCCGCCGTCTGCCCAACGAACGCCAGGCGATTACGCATAAATTCAGCATTGCCGGCCACGAGGGCTATTTAACCGTGGGCATGTATGAAGATGGCAGCCCTGGTGAAATTTTTATTACCATGGCCAAAGAAGGCAGTGTGATTTCAGGCCTGATGGATTCTTTTGCAACCACCGTCTCCCTGGCCCTGCAATATGGCGTGCCCCTGCCTGTGCTGGTCGACAAACTTTCTCATACCCGCTTTGAGCCCTCTGGCTATACGGGCAATAAGGATATTCCCTTTGCCAAATCGATCATGGACTATATTTTCCGCTGGCTGGCGATTAAGTTTCTGCCCCATGCAGAGGCCGAGGCACAAGGCCTGGCCTCTGCCCTGAAACCTACAGAAACAGAGCCTCAAGCCCTGAATGGTCAAAAATTGATTCAAAGCTCGCAAGAACAAGGGCTTTCCTTTGTCAATTCCCAGGACGCGCCCCCCTGCAACAGCTGCGGGGCTGCCGTGATGGTGCGCAATGGTTCCTGCTATAAATGCATGAACTGTGGTGCCACCAGCGGTTGTTCCTAA
- a CDS encoding ribonucleoside-diphosphate reductase, whose amino-acid sequence MTQEPILTANKNRFVLFPIKHQAIWEMYKKAEASFWTTEEIDLSTDIQDWEHRLNEDEKHFIKHVLAFFAASDGIVNENLAVNFMREVQYPEARCFYGFQIMMENIHSETYSLLIDTYIKDNAEKQMLFNAIDTLACVQRKADWALRWIEKGSFAERLVAFAAVEGIFFSGSFCSIFWLKKRGLMPGLSFSNELISRDEGMHTDFACLLYSQLQNRLAQGQIEEIIREAVTIEQEFVTDALPVKLIGMNAEMMSQYIEFVADRLLVSLGCEKIYNVGNPFDFMELISLQGKTNFFEKRVSEYQKSGVMNTVNNQKEDNVFSMDEDF is encoded by the coding sequence GTGACCCAAGAACCGATCCTCACCGCCAATAAAAACCGTTTCGTACTTTTCCCCATCAAACACCAGGCCATCTGGGAAATGTACAAAAAAGCCGAGGCCAGTTTCTGGACCACCGAAGAAATCGACCTTTCAACCGATATTCAGGATTGGGAACACCGCCTGAATGAAGATGAAAAACATTTTATTAAACACGTTCTGGCCTTTTTCGCAGCCAGTGACGGCATTGTCAACGAAAATCTGGCTGTCAATTTCATGCGCGAGGTGCAATACCCCGAAGCCCGTTGTTTTTATGGCTTTCAAATCATGATGGAAAATATCCATTCTGAAACCTATTCGCTTTTGATTGATACCTATATCAAAGACAATGCCGAAAAACAAATGCTTTTCAATGCCATCGATACCCTGGCCTGCGTACAGCGCAAAGCCGACTGGGCCCTGCGTTGGATTGAAAAGGGCAGTTTCGCCGAGCGCTTGGTGGCCTTTGCTGCCGTAGAAGGCATTTTCTTTTCTGGCAGTTTCTGTTCGATTTTCTGGCTCAAAAAACGGGGCCTGATGCCCGGTCTGAGCTTCTCTAACGAGCTGATTTCACGCGATGAAGGCATGCATACCGACTTCGCCTGTTTGCTTTATTCACAGCTGCAAAACCGCCTGGCCCAAGGTCAGATTGAAGAAATCATCCGCGAAGCCGTGACGATTGAGCAGGAATTCGTGACCGATGCCCTGCCCGTGAAACTGATTGGCATGAACGCCGAAATGATGAGCCAATATATTGAATTTGTAGCCGATCGCCTGCTCGTTTCACTGGGCTGCGAGAAAATCTACAATGTGGGCAATCCCTTCGATTTCATGGAACTGATTTCGCTGCAGGGCAAAACCAATTTCTTCGAAAAACGGGTCTCCGAATACCAGAAGTCCGGAGTCATGAATACCGTAAATAACCAGAAAGAAGACAATGTCTTCAGCATGGATGAAGACTTCTAA